The Drosophila subobscura isolate 14011-0131.10 chromosome A, UCBerk_Dsub_1.0, whole genome shotgun sequence genome includes the window GTGATAATTTACTTAATTTGCAGATCATTTATCTTATTTCGGGTGTACAAAAATCTAGTAAATTGATTACACAATTTCTGTCTCAGTTATCTGGAGTGGGAGGTTCAGGCGTCGAGTGCTAGTTCAAAAAATATCGTCTAGAAAACTATCGTaccacaaacaaatcaaaagtgATCGAAGCACACACATCTACGCATGCTCGTGTCAGTGCGGAAGTGTAAACAAATTcaagaaatattatttaaagcCTCTTATAAATTTGCATTACATTTAGTATAATTTAATGTTTCGGCCCGGAACAACACCAAGGACAAGTGTGTGCAATGACGAGGTTTTCCTTCGATATTAAGCCTCTGTTCCCGGAGGCGATTATAAAAGTGGCGTCGGACATGCTGCCGCAGAACTCTTCCGGCACGCGTGTGCAGTGCGCTGATGCCGCGATGAAGATGACGGAGATACTCGACTTAATCGGTAAGAAGTCGGCCGTAGCCCAGGAGCTGGTCAGCCAGGTGACCACGGCCCAGCGTCTGGGGCTGAGCGACAATCAAATCGTTTACCTGATGGCGGATGCCGATGACGGGCCCAACGGGTCTGTGGTTGGGCTGCTCAAGGTGGGCACCAAGGATCTCTACCTGTACGATGGGACTGGCAAGGCGCACCAGGTGAAGCGGGCACCGGCCATACTTGACTTTTATGTGGACGAGAAGCACCAGCGCCGCGGGCTGGGCAAGCAGCTCTTCGAGACGATGCTGACGCAGGAGGGGTGGTCCCCGGTGAAGCTATCGATTGACCGCCCATCCTCGAAAATGCTACTCTTCATGGCCCGCCACTACGGGCTGGTGCGCACCATACCGCAGGCCAATCACTTCGTCCTCTATGAGGGATACTTTAACGATGTCGCCCCCTCGTCACCGTCGCCGCAGGGCAACAAGAGCTTGCCAACCAGTTTAGCCGCCGGTTCTAATAACCAAAGCAGCATCGGCGAGCGGTGTGCTAATTACAGGAAACGCCGCACCATGGATGAGCCTGGCAGTGGCACCAACTGCAGCATGGCCGAGATTATGCAGAATTCTCAtggcagaaacaacaaaggcAATGCCGCTGGCGATGCACAGCCATCCAGAAGGAATTTACGCAACAATTAAGCTACACCACAGTCCACACGAATATGtacagcacagacacacaaacacacagacttgggcagggcagagcagagccttAAGTGTTCAATCagcattaaatatattttggcaAACTATTTGTCGCTTTGTTAGCCCCAGCCCCCGCTCGAGGCTATGCAATACAATCTTCGGATGTCGCGCAGCACCCACAGGTAGGCCACAGATGCTCAACGATCTCAGATATCGCTCGAGGTCGTTTACCGAACTGTGGCAGCTGAGACAGACACTATGTTTGCGATGAATTCTTTGTGTTGGCAATTGTCTGCGCACATTCTTTTTGGAGTTTCACAAATTTGGAAACTGAAAGCGGAACAAAAGGTTCGCAagtgcaaacacaaaatgcagaATCACGCTGCGGGTATAAAAAGCCC containing:
- the LOC117903415 gene encoding alpha-tubulin N-acetyltransferase 1-like — translated: MTRFSFDIKPLFPEAIIKVASDMLPQNSSGTRVQCADAAMKMTEILDLIGKKSAVAQELVSQVTTAQRLGLSDNQIVYLMADADDGPNGSVVGLLKVGTKDLYLYDGTGKAHQVKRAPAILDFYVDEKHQRRGLGKQLFETMLTQEGWSPVKLSIDRPSSKMLLFMARHYGLVRTIPQANHFVLYEGYFNDVAPSSPSPQGNKSLPTSLAAGSNNQSSIGERCANYRKRRTMDEPGSGTNCSMAEIMQNSHGRNNKGNAAGDAQPSRRNLRNN